The sequence CCACCAGTTTCTCCAGTGACTGGCGCATGGGAGCGGGCATGGCCCTGTGTCTCTTAGCCCTGGCCGTCCTCCTCAAACAGCTCATGAGCTCGGCCGTGCAGGACATGAACTGTGTGCGGAGTCGCAGGCGGATCGATATCCTTAAGAGCGGAGGGCTGTCGGATCTGTTAGTGGTTCTCATCACAGGGCTGTGTCTGGTGGTCTGTGGGGCTGTACTGCTGAAGCTGGCACTAGAACACCACATGCCCAAGCCTGGCGTAGCCCTTAATGATATGTACATCTCTGGGGTGGTGTTGTTAGCTGGAGGGGGGGCAGCGGTAGTGGGGGTAGGGGTGTACACAGGGGTGGTGATGCTGCTGGAGAGGACCAGGCCGGGCCAGAGGTTTAGGGACAGGGCTGTGGGGCTGTTCACTATCTCTGGACGACACATGGACCAGGGTAGGAGGGAGACCACCTCTAGCCTGGCTAACCTCATCTGACCTGACCACCAGAGACATGGGATGGGACAGGTAGCCCAGACAGGAGATGACTGCGACACTCATATGGCCCAGATTTGATCTGTGGGAGATGCGCATTGGGGGAGGGTTGGAGCTTATTGGCCAGCTCTGGTTTGAGGTATGTGGCCTTGTAGTTTCTGGGCCACGTTTGTTCTGAATGTGGGCCACATCCACCTTGCTGTCAGGGAGGGACCAATGGACATCACTTTTGAAAATGGCATTTTAGCATAATGGCCTTCTTGGAAAGCCACTATATGTTCAATGAGTTGTTGATTACCACAGCAATGGACTTTTGCAGGATCATGAAATAGCATGAGGAATACAGAGCTGTGTCAACACATTCTATTTTTATGGTTCAAGCATGGGCCATTTTATGAGCCCAGCAGAGCACCATTCTATGATGTGGAATGAAGAGAATACCAGTGActgcacagacaccagacacTGAACACAGTGCAGAGATAATGATTCATAATGTGtccaatgtaataataataatatcatccACTACAAAGCAGCAGGTGAAAAAGCTGCTGTAAGGAATAATCATATCATAGAATAATGTACCCAGCATCTCCAAACTTAATCAAAGTGATCAATGACACATTTTGTCACCTTTTCATGTCACAGGTTTACAGCAGTGT comes from Salvelinus sp. IW2-2015 unplaced genomic scaffold, ASM291031v2 Un_scaffold11163, whole genome shotgun sequence and encodes:
- the LOC139027362 gene encoding transmembrane protein 125-like, translating into MGAGMALCLLALAVLLKQLMSSAVQDMNCVRSRRRIDILKSGGLSDLLVVLITGLCLVVCGAVLLKLALEHHMPKPGVALNDMYISGVVLLAGGGAAVVGVGVYTGVVMLLERTRPGQRFRDRAVGLFTISGRHMDQGRRETTSSLANLI